The DNA region ATAGTATTGCGGCGCTTCGCGGCGGTCGAACATGCCGTAGTCGCGCACCACGCGCACGCTGCGCAGCCGTGCGCCATCGGGCAATGCGAGCGCGTCTGCAAAGGCCTCGGCGGCTTGCGCATCGCGCCATGCAGTGAGCAGAACGACGTCGCCCGGCGTCAACACAGCGTCGAACGCATCCCAGGATACGAGCCCCGTTGTGTCTTCACGCAAGCCCAGCTTGCCCGCGACTTCGCGCGCGCCCGCCTGTTTCACCCAGTCCGGGTCGCGTCGCGCGTCGATCAGCACGATCGTGGTCGCGTCGCCCGTTTCTGTTTCGTCGAGTCGTTGCTCGTGCAACGTGTGACGGGCGGGCAGGCGCGTGTCGCGCGTCACCTGCCCCACGCGCAGCCGATAATCGCTAAACGTCTGCGTGCGGCCTTTTTCCTGCACGCCGTGATGCGTCGCCTGCGTGCGCCATCTCACCAGCGCTTTCTCGTCGCGCCAGCCGGACAGCGACAACAGCACGCCCTCGCGCGTGAGGCTGCCGTAGCGGACGTTATCGACGAAGCCGTCGATCTGCTCCAGTTCCGGCCTCAGCAGCTTCGCGTAACCGAGATACGCATCCCAACGGTCGGCGCGCGGTTGCACTTCGAACAGCACTGAAAACATCGTGTCCTCCACGTGAGCGAACGCGGTTCAAATCGCCGCAATGCAATCTATTTCGATGTCGAAGCGCCCCGGCCACGCGGGCACGCAGACAAAGATACGCGCCGGTGGATCGTTCGGAAAATAGCGCGCGTAAATCGCGTTGACGGCCGCGAACTGCTCGACCGACGTGCAATAGACATGGCACTTGAGCACATTGTCGAGCGACGAACCCGCCGTCTCGACGCACAGCTTCAGCTGTTCGAGCACGAGCTCGGTCTGCCGTTCGAGTGGCACGTCGGCGACTTCGCCTGTCTCGGGATCGAACGGCGGCAGGCCCGACACATAGATCGTGCCGCCGTGCCGCGTGACGGCGGAAGTGGGCGCCTTCCAGCGTTCCAGCCAGCCCGATAGCGGTTCGACCCGGATGATCTCGCGTTTCATTGCAATGCTCCGTTTGCATGATCTGGCTGTCATCGTAGCGCCGGGCGCCGCGCCGACGTTTCAGGCTGAGACGAAATGACGGTGCGAATGCGCAAATGCGCTGCTCATTTTCCTCTCATTCTTCGAGCTTACGATTCACACATCGAAAGAACCTGCAACGCGCCACACAACCCGGTGCGCTGCTCATAGAGGGGAACATCATGAACAGGTCATTCGTTACAGCATGTGCTTCGGCGCTCGTCGTCTCGCTCGCCTTGAGCGGCTGCGCAACCTTCGACGGCTCCGCCAACGTCTACAGCGCGTCGCAGGCCCAGCGCGAGGCAACGGTGCGCTTCGGCACCATCGAAGGCGTGCGCCCCGTCACCATCGACACCAGCAACGGCCAGCCCGGCTTTCTCGGCGCGCTCGGCGGCGGCGCGCTCGGCGGCATCGCCGGCAGCGCGATCGGCGGCGGACGCGGCTCGATCCTGACGGGCATCATCGGCGGCATTGCGGGCGCGGTGGCGGGCAACGAGGTGCAGAACCACTTCGAGAAGAAGCAGGGCGTCGAAATCACCGTGCGCCTCGACGACGGTTCGCTGCGCGCCATCACGCAAAGCACCGACGGCCCGATGTTCTACGCGGGCGAGCGCGTGCGGTTGCTGTCGGAAGGCGGCGTGACGCGCGTGACGCTGTAAGCGCGGCAACGCGGGCAACAAAGGCAAAGGAAGAAGGAGAGCATCATGTTCATGCGCGACGACGTGATCTACGAGTTTCATCACATCGGCATTCCGACCAGCGACGTGCGCGAAGGCGAACGCTACAGCCCGCAGTACCGGATGTACACGAGCGACAGCGATTGCAAGCTCGCGCGCATCCAGTACCACCGCTTCGAAGCCGATAGCC from Paraburkholderia caribensis includes:
- a CDS encoding antibiotic biosynthesis monooxygenase family protein, coding for MFSVLFEVQPRADRWDAYLGYAKLLRPELEQIDGFVDNVRYGSLTREGVLLSLSGWRDEKALVRWRTQATHHGVQEKGRTQTFSDYRLRVGQVTRDTRLPARHTLHEQRLDETETGDATTIVLIDARRDPDWVKQAGAREVAGKLGLREDTTGLVSWDAFDAVLTPGDVVLLTAWRDAQAAEAFADALALPDGARLRSVRVVRDYGMFDRREAPQYYPDAARPG
- a CDS encoding RidA family protein, whose protein sequence is MKREIIRVEPLSGWLERWKAPTSAVTRHGGTIYVSGLPPFDPETGEVADVPLERQTELVLEQLKLCVETAGSSLDNVLKCHVYCTSVEQFAAVNAIYARYFPNDPPARIFVCVPAWPGRFDIEIDCIAAI
- a CDS encoding outer membrane lipoprotein; amino-acid sequence: MNRSFVTACASALVVSLALSGCATFDGSANVYSASQAQREATVRFGTIEGVRPVTIDTSNGQPGFLGALGGGALGGIAGSAIGGGRGSILTGIIGGIAGAVAGNEVQNHFEKKQGVEITVRLDDGSLRAITQSTDGPMFYAGERVRLLSEGGVTRVTL